From a single Cupriavidus taiwanensis LMG 19424 genomic region:
- the ileS gene encoding isoleucine--tRNA ligase — translation MSDDKRAKSDKNEKNKYPVNLLDTPFPMRGDLPKREPQWVKQWQDKQLYKKIRAARKGAKKFVLHDGPPYANGDIHIGHAVNKVLKDMIIKARGLTGLDAVYVPGWDCHGMPIEIQIEKKFGKGLPVQEVQAKARAYATEQIKRQMVDFERLGVLGDWDHPYLTMNYRNEADELRALGKIMEKGYVFRGLKPVNWCFDCGSALAEAEVEYKDKVDLSIDVGFPFAEADKLAHAFKVPVEQIDARPGWIVIWTTTPWTIPSNQALNVHPEVEYALVDTPRGHLILATERVEEQLKVYALEGKVIATATGAALSEIRFHHPLAKMDGGYDRLSPIYLGDYVTTDTGSGIVHSAPAYGVEDFQSCKAHGMPDSDIISPVMGNGVYAGTLPLFGGLSIWDANPRIVEALQESGNLFNSHKYTHSYMHCWRHKTPIIYRATSQWFAGMDVDPAEENGKPVPTLRETALAGIDATEFYPAWGKQRLHNMIANRPDWTLSRQRQWGVPMAFFVHKETGALHPRTPELLEAIAKRVEQQGIEAWQTLDPAELLGDEASQYEKNRDTLDVWFDSGTTHWTVIRGSHRDDLYDPSADEADGRLADLYLEGSDQHRGWFHSSLLTASMLYGKPPYKALLTHGFTVDGEGRKMSKSIGNTVSPQDIANKMGAEIIRLWVASTDYSGELSISDEILKRVVESYRRIRNTLRFLLSNLSDYDHGKHALPAAEWLEIDRYAVALTAQLQKEVLSHYEAYEFHPVVAKLQTFCSEDLGGFYLDVLKDRLYTTAPDSKARRAAQNALYHITQAMLHWMAPFLSFTAEEAWQVFAHGTAHTDTIFTSTYYAVPEVDDADDLLQKWHTLREVRAEVTRQLEAVRVEGEIGSSLQAELTIQAGGPVLEALQSLGDDLRFVLLTSAAKVTAAPEAGDLLVTVTPSAHAKCERCWHYRADVGHNPDHPTLCGRCDSNLFGAGEHRSHA, via the coding sequence ATGTCCGACGACAAACGCGCCAAATCCGATAAGAACGAGAAGAACAAGTATCCCGTCAACCTGCTCGACACGCCCTTCCCGATGCGTGGCGACCTGCCCAAGCGCGAGCCGCAATGGGTCAAGCAGTGGCAGGACAAGCAGCTCTACAAGAAGATCCGCGCGGCGCGCAAGGGCGCGAAGAAGTTCGTGCTGCACGACGGCCCGCCGTATGCCAACGGCGACATCCATATCGGCCACGCCGTCAACAAGGTGCTCAAGGACATGATCATCAAGGCGCGCGGCCTGACCGGCCTCGACGCCGTCTACGTGCCGGGCTGGGACTGCCACGGCATGCCGATCGAGATCCAGATCGAGAAGAAGTTCGGCAAGGGCCTGCCGGTGCAGGAAGTCCAGGCCAAGGCGCGCGCCTATGCCACCGAGCAGATCAAGCGGCAGATGGTGGACTTCGAGCGCCTGGGCGTGCTCGGCGACTGGGACCACCCCTACCTGACCATGAACTATCGCAACGAGGCGGACGAACTGCGCGCGCTCGGCAAGATCATGGAAAAGGGCTATGTGTTCCGCGGCCTGAAGCCGGTGAACTGGTGCTTCGATTGCGGCTCGGCGCTGGCCGAGGCCGAAGTCGAATACAAGGACAAGGTCGACCTGTCGATCGACGTGGGCTTCCCGTTCGCCGAGGCCGACAAGCTGGCGCACGCGTTCAAGGTGCCGGTCGAGCAGATCGACGCCAGGCCGGGCTGGATCGTGATCTGGACCACCACGCCGTGGACCATCCCGAGCAACCAGGCGCTGAACGTGCACCCGGAGGTGGAATACGCGCTGGTCGATACGCCGCGCGGCCACCTGATCCTGGCCACCGAGCGTGTCGAAGAACAGCTGAAAGTGTACGCACTGGAAGGCAAGGTGATCGCCACCGCGACCGGCGCCGCGCTGTCGGAAATCCGGTTCCATCACCCGCTGGCCAAGATGGACGGGGGCTATGACCGCCTGTCGCCGATCTACCTCGGCGACTACGTCACCACCGATACCGGCTCGGGCATCGTGCACTCGGCCCCTGCCTATGGCGTGGAAGACTTCCAGTCGTGCAAGGCGCATGGCATGCCCGACAGCGACATCATCAGCCCGGTGATGGGCAATGGCGTGTACGCCGGCACGCTGCCGCTGTTCGGCGGCCTGTCGATCTGGGACGCCAACCCCAGGATCGTCGAGGCGCTGCAGGAATCGGGCAACCTGTTCAACTCGCACAAGTACACCCACAGCTACATGCACTGCTGGCGCCACAAGACGCCGATCATCTACCGCGCCACCTCGCAGTGGTTCGCCGGCATGGACGTGGACCCGGCCGAGGAGAACGGCAAGCCGGTGCCGACCCTGCGCGAGACCGCGCTGGCCGGCATCGACGCCACCGAGTTCTACCCGGCCTGGGGCAAGCAGCGCCTGCACAACATGATCGCCAACCGGCCGGACTGGACCCTGTCGCGCCAGCGCCAGTGGGGCGTGCCGATGGCGTTCTTCGTGCACAAGGAAACCGGCGCGCTGCATCCGCGCACGCCCGAGCTGCTGGAAGCGATCGCCAAGCGCGTCGAGCAGCAGGGCATCGAAGCCTGGCAGACGCTGGATCCGGCCGAGCTGCTGGGCGACGAGGCCAGCCAGTATGAGAAGAACCGCGACACCCTCGACGTCTGGTTCGATTCCGGCACCACGCACTGGACCGTGATCCGCGGCTCGCACCGCGACGACCTGTACGACCCGTCCGCCGACGAGGCCGACGGCCGTCTGGCCGACCTGTACCTGGAAGGCTCGGACCAGCACCGCGGCTGGTTCCACTCGTCGCTGCTGACCGCCTCGATGCTGTATGGCAAGCCGCCCTACAAGGCGCTGCTGACGCACGGCTTCACCGTCGACGGCGAAGGCCGCAAGATGTCCAAGTCGATCGGCAATACCGTGTCGCCGCAGGACATCGCCAACAAGATGGGCGCGGAGATCATCCGCCTGTGGGTGGCCTCGACCGATTACTCGGGCGAGCTGTCAATCTCGGACGAGATCCTCAAGCGCGTGGTGGAAAGCTATCGCCGCATCCGCAATACGCTGCGCTTCCTGCTGTCCAACCTGTCCGACTACGACCACGGCAAGCACGCGCTGCCGGCCGCCGAGTGGCTGGAGATCGACCGCTACGCCGTCGCGCTGACCGCGCAGTTGCAGAAGGAAGTGCTGTCGCACTACGAGGCCTATGAATTCCACCCGGTGGTGGCCAAGCTGCAGACCTTCTGCTCCGAGGACCTGGGCGGCTTCTACCTCGACGTGCTGAAGGACCGCCTGTACACCACCGCGCCGGACTCGAAGGCGCGCCGCGCCGCGCAGAACGCGCTGTATCACATCACGCAGGCGATGCTGCACTGGATGGCGCCGTTCCTATCGTTCACCGCCGAGGAAGCGTGGCAGGTGTTCGCCCATGGCACCGCGCACACCGACACCATCTTCACCAGCACCTATTACGCCGTGCCGGAAGTCGACGACGCCGACGACCTGCTGCAGAAATGGCATACGCTGCGCGAGGTGCGCGCCGAGGTCACCCGTCAGCTGGAGGCGGTGCGCGTGGAAGGCGAGATCGGTTCGTCGCTGCAAGCCGAGCTGACCATTCAGGCCGGCGGCCCGGTGCTTGAGGCGCTGCAGAGCCTGGGCGACGACCTGCGCTTCGTGCTGCTGACGTCGGCGGCCAAGGTGACGGCCGCGCCCGAGGCCGGCGACCTGCTGGTGACGGTGACACCGTCGGCGCATGCCAAGTGCGAGCGCTGCTGGCACTACCGCGCCGACGTCGGCCACAACCCCGACCACCCCACCCTCTGCGGCCGCTGCGACAGCAACCTGTTCGGCGCCGGCGAACACAGGAGCCATGCCTGA
- the lspA gene encoding signal peptidase II, translating into MASTTSRSARPARRNNKAAGSTTPLLWLAFALLVVLLDQFFKIVIVRSFTYGESRPVTGFFNLVLVYNKGAAFSFLADAGGWQRWFFTGLGVVVGAFIVWLLYRHTGQRLFCFAVSLILGGAVGNVVDRVIYGHVIDFLDFYVGRYHWPAFNVADCAITVGAVLLIVDELRRVRKH; encoded by the coding sequence ATGGCATCGACCACGTCCCGTTCGGCGCGCCCCGCGCGCCGCAACAACAAGGCTGCCGGCAGCACCACTCCGCTGCTGTGGCTGGCCTTTGCGCTGCTGGTGGTGCTGCTCGACCAGTTCTTCAAGATCGTGATCGTGCGCAGCTTCACCTATGGCGAGTCGCGCCCGGTGACCGGCTTCTTCAACCTCGTGCTGGTCTACAACAAGGGCGCGGCGTTCAGCTTCCTGGCCGACGCCGGCGGCTGGCAGCGCTGGTTCTTCACCGGCCTGGGCGTGGTGGTCGGCGCGTTCATCGTCTGGCTGCTGTACCGCCATACCGGCCAGCGGCTGTTCTGCTTCGCGGTGTCGCTGATCCTGGGCGGCGCGGTCGGCAACGTGGTCGACCGCGTGATCTACGGCCATGTGATCGATTTCCTGGACTTCTACGTGGGCAGGTATCACTGGCCGGCTTTCAACGTCGCGGACTGCGCCATTACGGTCGGCGCGGTGCTGCTGATCGTGGATGAGCTGCGGCGGGTGCGCAAGCACTGA
- the coaBC gene encoding bifunctional phosphopantothenoylcysteine decarboxylase/phosphopantothenate--cysteine ligase CoaBC: MDLRGKHIVLGLTGGIACYKSAELVRLLTKAGATVQVAMTEAATHFITPVTMQALSGRPVFLSQWDARIDNNMAHIDLSREADAIVIAPASTDFMARLANGLCDDLLSTLCIARDCPLLVAPAMNRQMWAAPATQRNAAQLRADGVVILGPGSGDQACGEVGDGRMLEPEELLEDIIAFFQPKPLQGKRMLITAGPTFEAIDPVRGITNLSSGKMGFSIARAAREAGAEVLLVAGPTGLPTPRGVMRTDVRSAQQMHDAVMAQLPGVDVFVAVAAVADWRPSEVAQQKLKKASDTDTPTLQFVQNPDILAAVAGRADAPYCVGFAAESENLEQYGEQKRQRKGVPLLVGNIGHHTFGLDDNEIVLFDAAGMTRLPRADKLSLARQLVAAIGARLPGRARP; encoded by the coding sequence ATGGATTTGCGCGGCAAGCACATCGTTCTCGGCCTGACCGGCGGCATCGCCTGCTACAAGTCGGCCGAACTGGTCCGGCTGCTGACCAAGGCCGGCGCCACCGTGCAGGTGGCCATGACCGAGGCGGCAACGCATTTCATCACGCCGGTGACGATGCAGGCGCTGTCCGGCCGGCCGGTCTTCCTGTCGCAATGGGATGCGCGCATCGACAACAACATGGCGCATATCGACCTCTCGCGCGAGGCTGACGCCATTGTCATCGCCCCTGCATCCACCGACTTCATGGCGCGGCTGGCCAACGGCCTGTGCGACGACCTGCTGAGCACGCTGTGCATCGCACGCGACTGTCCGCTGCTGGTGGCACCGGCGATGAACCGCCAGATGTGGGCCGCGCCCGCCACGCAGCGCAACGCCGCCCAGCTGCGCGCCGACGGCGTGGTCATCCTGGGGCCGGGCAGCGGCGACCAGGCCTGCGGCGAAGTCGGCGACGGCCGCATGCTGGAACCCGAGGAGCTGCTCGAAGACATCATCGCCTTCTTCCAGCCCAAGCCGCTGCAGGGCAAGCGCATGCTGATCACCGCCGGGCCGACCTTCGAGGCAATCGATCCGGTGCGCGGCATCACCAACCTGTCGTCCGGCAAGATGGGTTTCTCGATCGCGCGCGCGGCCCGCGAGGCCGGCGCCGAAGTGCTGCTGGTGGCCGGCCCCACCGGCCTGCCGACCCCGCGCGGCGTGATGCGCACCGACGTGCGCAGCGCGCAGCAGATGCATGACGCGGTGATGGCGCAGCTGCCCGGCGTGGATGTCTTCGTCGCGGTGGCCGCGGTGGCGGACTGGCGCCCGTCCGAGGTCGCGCAGCAGAAGCTGAAGAAGGCCAGCGATACCGATACGCCGACGCTGCAGTTCGTGCAGAACCCCGACATCCTGGCCGCGGTCGCGGGCCGCGCCGACGCGCCCTACTGCGTCGGCTTTGCCGCCGAAAGCGAGAACCTGGAGCAGTACGGCGAGCAGAAGCGCCAGCGCAAGGGCGTGCCGCTGCTGGTGGGCAATATCGGCCACCACACCTTCGGCCTGGACGACAACGAGATCGTGTTGTTCGACGCCGCAGGCATGACGCGGCTGCCGCGCGCCGACAAGCTGTCGCTGGCACGCCAGCTGGTTGCCGCCATCGGCGCGCGCCTGCCCGGACGCGCGCGTCCCTGA